In Dermatophilus congolensis, a genomic segment contains:
- the treS gene encoding maltose alpha-D-glucosyltransferase — protein MQGLNLSQPGLQHDPDWYKTAVFYEVLVRAFADSKGSGSGDFTGLINKLDYLQWLGVNCLWLPPFYASPLRDGGYDIADYTAVLPEFGTLPEFTELVTQAHARGIRIITDFVMNHTSDQHPWFQESRSDPDGPYGDFYVWSDDDTKYADARIIFVDTETSNWTFDSERRQYYWHRFFSHQPDLNFENPAVQEAMFDVVRFWMDLGIDGFRLDAVPYLFEEEGHNGENHPKTHEFLAKLRAMVDEEYPGRILLAEANQMPHEVVDYFGTPEAPECQMCFHFPVMPRLYYALREQKATPIIDVLNDTPPIPANGQWGTFLRNHDELTLEMVTPEERTAMYGWYAPDSRMRANVGIRRRLAPLLDNSRAEIELINALVLSLPGSPCLYYGDEIGMGDNIWLNDRDAVRTPMQWTPDRNAGFSTADPGKLYLPVIQSLVYHHNNVNVEAQMASSSSLLHWMRAMLQVRGRYPVFGLGSFDLRECDNEAVLAFTRTLEADPSKGREESQHVLCVHNLSSRPQAGTITLPERFTDAKVKDLFGGSGFPRITANDDGQCSYSVTIGSRDFFWFELLERDADG, from the coding sequence ATGCAAGGCCTCAACCTTTCCCAACCCGGGTTGCAACACGACCCTGACTGGTACAAAACTGCCGTCTTCTACGAAGTCCTCGTCCGTGCCTTCGCCGACAGCAAAGGCTCCGGATCAGGCGACTTCACCGGCCTGATCAACAAACTCGACTACCTGCAATGGCTCGGCGTCAACTGCCTATGGCTTCCCCCGTTCTACGCCTCTCCGCTACGCGACGGCGGCTACGACATCGCCGACTACACCGCAGTCCTACCCGAATTCGGCACCCTGCCCGAATTCACCGAACTCGTCACCCAAGCCCACGCCCGCGGCATCCGCATCATCACCGACTTCGTGATGAACCACACCAGCGACCAACATCCCTGGTTCCAAGAGTCCCGCTCAGACCCCGACGGCCCCTACGGCGACTTCTACGTCTGGAGCGACGACGACACCAAATACGCCGACGCACGCATCATCTTCGTCGACACCGAAACATCCAACTGGACATTCGACTCTGAACGACGCCAGTACTACTGGCACCGGTTCTTCTCCCACCAACCAGACCTCAACTTCGAAAACCCGGCCGTCCAAGAAGCCATGTTCGACGTCGTCCGATTCTGGATGGACCTAGGCATCGACGGCTTCCGCCTCGACGCCGTGCCCTACCTGTTCGAAGAAGAAGGGCACAACGGAGAAAACCACCCCAAAACACACGAATTCCTCGCCAAACTCCGCGCCATGGTCGACGAGGAATACCCCGGACGCATCCTCCTGGCTGAGGCAAACCAAATGCCCCACGAAGTCGTGGACTACTTCGGCACCCCCGAAGCACCCGAATGCCAGATGTGTTTCCACTTCCCGGTGATGCCACGCCTGTACTACGCACTGCGCGAGCAAAAGGCAACACCCATCATCGACGTCCTCAACGACACCCCACCCATTCCCGCAAACGGGCAATGGGGAACGTTCCTGCGTAACCACGACGAGCTCACCCTCGAAATGGTCACCCCCGAAGAACGCACCGCCATGTACGGCTGGTATGCCCCCGACTCCCGCATGCGCGCCAACGTCGGTATCCGCCGACGCCTAGCACCACTGCTAGACAACTCCCGTGCCGAAATCGAGCTCATCAACGCCCTCGTCTTGTCCCTACCAGGCAGCCCCTGCCTCTACTACGGCGACGAAATCGGCATGGGCGACAACATCTGGCTCAACGACCGCGACGCAGTACGCACCCCCATGCAGTGGACACCAGACCGCAACGCAGGCTTCTCCACCGCAGACCCAGGCAAGCTCTACCTGCCAGTCATCCAATCCCTGGTGTACCACCACAACAACGTCAACGTGGAAGCCCAAATGGCTTCCAGCAGTTCACTGTTGCACTGGATGCGCGCCATGCTTCAAGTACGCGGACGCTACCCCGTCTTCGGACTGGGCAGCTTCGACCTACGCGAATGCGACAACGAAGCCGTCCTAGCCTTCACCCGCACCCTGGAAGCAGACCCCAGCAAAGGCCGAGAAGAATCACAACACGTCCTATGCGTGCACAACCTTTCCTCTCGCCCCCAAGCCGGAACCATCACACTGCCCGAACGTTTCACGGACGCCAAAGTCAAAGACCTCTTCGGTGGCAGCGGATTCCCCAGAATCACCGCCAACGACGACGGCCAATGCAGCTACTCAGTAACCATCGGATCACGCGACTTCTTCTGGTTCGAACTCCTGGAGCGTGACGCCGATGGCTGA
- the glgB gene encoding 1,4-alpha-glucan branching protein GlgB, translating to MAEQQDTTPTTMELLTAWMPSKRWYTSKGNTPELRRLGGFTFADPAGKVGVEVLILLDSCAATDSSPGVIYHVPITYRTSPLPNAEEHLIGTLQHPQLGKNWVYDGAADPVYVAELLRFSLGGGVSTTGEGEGLNDPARGIPLHTPRAVKVISSRILSGEQSNTSIIIEGRIGSGTQETARRLIVKLFRVLSSGLNPDVVLQSALATSGSRLVPEPFGCLTGTWENPHGGIAQGHLAFAQEFFTGTQDAWRTVTSALATGEDFTARARDLGVATAQVHVDLARVLPTKPAEEEDHQAQIRSWQQRKDAALAAVPELAVHTEDIDAIFQAAQAAQWPDLQRIHGDYHLGQVLDVPERGWVLLDFEGEPLRPLHERNEPDLTMRDVAGMLRSFDYAAGSRAQEAPEEEATAQAWASAAREAFCDGYASIASDPRTGANALVLRALELDKALYEVVYETRNRPAWVSIPTAAVERLASRPSTPEEGNNTVTSSSEQSKNGAPCAGDTRVTDPDGALPVPTHELDLLIRGGHGDPHGVLGLHRHNGGVTFRALRPDARTVTVKLPDGFSAPMRHEHEGVWVTHIHGTDVSDYRLDVTYSDGQVHHQDDPYRFWPTLGEIDLHLIGEGRHEELWRVLGSHIRRYEGGHMGDVQGTSFAVWAPNARAVRVVGSFNNWDGRAHPMRVLGGSGVWELFIPDVGENTTYKYEICGEDGYWRAKADPLARATEVPPLNSSVVTQSHYTWNDAEWIAQREAVADPHNMPMSVYECHLGSWRQGLSYVDAADELVKYVKDLGYTHVEFLPLAEHPYGPSWGYQVTGYYAPTSRFGTPDEFRYLVDVLHQNGIGVIMDWVPAHFPKDAFALGRFDGKPLYEHPDPRRGEHKDWGTYIFDFGRPQVRNFLVANACYWIEEFHVDGLRVDAVASMLYLDYSRAEGEWVPNEFGGHENLEAVQFLQETNATLYRRYPGVVTTAEESTSWSGVTKPTYAGGLGFGLKWNMGWMHDTLGYASLPPVNRQHSHHQITFSMVYQYNENFVLPISHDEVVYGKGSMLRKMPGDRWEQLSALRAYYAYMWSHPGKQLLFMGQEFAQESEWADGRSLDWWLLDQAPHWQIHKLIKDLNHLYTSRPALWEVDHDPAGFQWIDANDSSGNTLSFLRYGDEDTQARRPVVASVVNFSSMEHHNMRIGLPHPGAWREILNTDSTEYGGAGVGNLGRIEAGPVPWHGQPYSATITIQKMSAVWFEPEDQDEGHTPASLEVRGAARPELSNSPVVEGEVVRSDLSEADLRAPRVGRSAGSSARGAEPEQAPLGWPEEKGSKRN from the coding sequence ATGGCTGAGCAACAGGACACCACCCCCACCACCATGGAGCTACTCACCGCCTGGATGCCTTCCAAACGGTGGTACACCTCCAAAGGAAACACCCCTGAACTACGACGCCTAGGCGGATTCACCTTCGCAGATCCGGCCGGCAAAGTAGGAGTCGAAGTACTCATCCTCCTGGACTCCTGCGCAGCCACCGACTCCTCCCCCGGTGTCATCTATCACGTACCCATCACCTACCGAACCAGCCCCCTACCCAACGCCGAAGAACACCTCATCGGCACCCTGCAACACCCCCAACTCGGGAAAAACTGGGTCTACGACGGCGCCGCCGACCCCGTCTACGTCGCTGAACTACTCCGCTTCAGCCTCGGCGGCGGAGTCAGCACCACCGGCGAAGGTGAAGGGTTAAACGACCCAGCCCGCGGAATTCCCCTCCACACGCCACGGGCAGTGAAGGTCATCTCCAGCCGCATCCTTTCTGGAGAACAATCCAACACCTCGATCATCATCGAAGGACGCATCGGAAGCGGCACCCAAGAAACCGCGCGACGACTCATCGTCAAACTCTTCAGAGTCCTCTCCTCAGGGTTGAACCCTGACGTCGTCCTACAAAGCGCACTAGCTACCTCCGGATCACGCCTGGTACCCGAACCATTCGGATGCCTCACCGGCACGTGGGAAAACCCGCACGGAGGTATCGCCCAAGGCCACCTCGCCTTCGCGCAAGAATTCTTCACCGGAACACAAGACGCGTGGCGCACAGTCACCAGCGCACTCGCCACCGGAGAGGACTTCACTGCCCGCGCACGCGACCTGGGTGTCGCTACCGCCCAGGTGCACGTCGACCTGGCGCGGGTCTTACCCACCAAACCCGCCGAAGAAGAAGATCACCAAGCACAAATCCGCTCGTGGCAACAACGCAAAGACGCAGCCCTAGCGGCTGTACCGGAGCTGGCCGTCCACACAGAAGACATCGACGCGATCTTTCAAGCCGCCCAAGCAGCCCAATGGCCTGACCTACAACGCATCCACGGTGACTATCACCTCGGTCAGGTTCTTGATGTTCCTGAACGCGGATGGGTCCTGCTGGACTTCGAAGGTGAACCGTTGCGCCCTCTGCACGAACGCAACGAACCCGACCTCACGATGCGCGATGTCGCTGGAATGCTGCGCTCCTTTGACTACGCCGCCGGCTCCCGGGCCCAGGAAGCCCCCGAAGAAGAAGCAACCGCCCAGGCGTGGGCGAGCGCCGCACGTGAAGCCTTCTGCGACGGCTACGCCTCAATTGCCAGCGACCCACGCACCGGAGCTAACGCACTTGTGCTGCGCGCTCTGGAACTAGACAAAGCCCTATACGAGGTCGTGTACGAGACTCGGAACCGACCAGCCTGGGTGAGCATCCCCACCGCTGCGGTCGAACGTCTCGCGTCACGACCATCTACCCCTGAAGAAGGGAACAACACCGTGACGAGCAGCTCTGAGCAGTCCAAGAACGGCGCACCTTGCGCCGGTGACACCCGAGTCACCGACCCCGACGGCGCGCTACCAGTCCCCACACACGAACTCGACCTCCTAATCCGCGGCGGCCACGGCGACCCCCACGGCGTCCTGGGCCTGCACCGCCACAATGGCGGCGTCACCTTCCGAGCCCTGCGCCCCGACGCCCGCACCGTCACCGTAAAACTTCCCGACGGTTTTTCAGCCCCGATGCGTCACGAACACGAAGGCGTATGGGTTACCCACATTCACGGCACTGACGTCTCCGACTATCGCCTCGATGTCACCTACAGCGACGGACAGGTCCACCATCAGGATGACCCTTACCGTTTCTGGCCCACGCTGGGCGAAATTGACCTACACCTCATCGGGGAAGGACGCCACGAAGAACTGTGGCGAGTGCTCGGCTCGCACATCCGCCGCTACGAAGGCGGCCACATGGGCGACGTACAAGGAACCAGCTTCGCTGTGTGGGCTCCCAACGCCCGCGCGGTGCGCGTAGTCGGCTCCTTCAACAACTGGGATGGCCGCGCCCACCCGATGCGTGTCCTTGGTGGCTCCGGCGTATGGGAACTGTTCATCCCCGACGTCGGTGAAAACACGACGTACAAATACGAAATCTGTGGCGAAGACGGCTACTGGCGCGCCAAAGCCGACCCCCTGGCACGGGCCACCGAAGTACCACCTCTGAACTCCTCAGTTGTTACCCAATCCCACTACACGTGGAACGACGCAGAATGGATCGCCCAGCGCGAAGCCGTTGCTGATCCTCATAACATGCCGATGAGCGTCTACGAATGCCACCTCGGCTCGTGGCGTCAGGGGCTCAGCTACGTCGATGCGGCAGATGAACTCGTGAAGTACGTCAAAGATCTGGGCTACACGCACGTGGAGTTCCTCCCACTAGCGGAGCACCCTTACGGGCCAAGCTGGGGGTATCAAGTCACCGGCTACTACGCCCCCACATCTCGCTTCGGCACACCAGACGAATTCCGTTACCTGGTCGATGTTCTTCACCAAAACGGCATCGGCGTCATCATGGACTGGGTACCAGCACACTTCCCCAAAGATGCCTTCGCGCTGGGCCGATTCGACGGAAAGCCGCTCTACGAACACCCCGACCCTCGCCGTGGCGAGCACAAAGACTGGGGAACCTACATCTTCGACTTCGGTCGCCCGCAGGTACGTAACTTCCTCGTCGCCAATGCCTGCTACTGGATCGAAGAATTCCACGTCGATGGGCTGCGAGTCGACGCCGTCGCCTCGATGCTGTACCTGGATTACTCTCGTGCCGAAGGTGAATGGGTGCCGAACGAGTTCGGCGGGCACGAAAACCTCGAGGCAGTCCAATTCCTGCAGGAAACGAACGCAACCCTGTACCGACGCTACCCCGGCGTAGTCACCACCGCCGAGGAGTCAACCAGTTGGAGTGGTGTCACCAAACCGACCTATGCCGGCGGCCTAGGTTTTGGTTTGAAATGGAATATGGGCTGGATGCACGACACCCTCGGCTATGCCTCGCTACCACCAGTGAACCGGCAGCACAGCCACCACCAGATCACGTTCTCCATGGTGTACCAGTACAACGAGAATTTCGTTTTGCCGATCAGCCACGATGAGGTCGTGTACGGCAAGGGCTCGATGCTGCGCAAGATGCCTGGCGATCGGTGGGAGCAGCTCAGCGCGCTACGGGCCTACTACGCCTACATGTGGTCGCACCCAGGTAAGCAGTTGCTTTTCATGGGTCAGGAGTTCGCTCAAGAAAGCGAGTGGGCCGACGGGCGCAGCCTTGACTGGTGGCTACTGGATCAGGCCCCACATTGGCAGATCCACAAACTCATCAAAGACTTGAACCACCTGTACACCAGCCGTCCGGCTTTGTGGGAGGTCGATCACGACCCGGCAGGGTTCCAGTGGATCGATGCGAACGACTCCTCTGGAAACACGCTTTCGTTCCTGCGCTACGGCGATGAAGACACTCAAGCGCGGCGACCGGTCGTTGCTTCAGTGGTGAACTTCTCGAGCATGGAGCACCACAACATGCGGATCGGGTTGCCTCATCCGGGTGCGTGGCGCGAAATCCTCAACACGGACTCCACCGAGTATGGCGGCGCTGGTGTAGGCAACTTGGGCCGGATTGAAGCCGGACCGGTGCCGTGGCATGGGCAGCCGTACTCGGCGACGATCACGATCCAGAAGATGTCTGCGGTCTGGTTTGAGCCAGAAGACCAAGATGAGGGGCACACGCCTGCATCGTTGGAGGTGCGTGGAGCTGCACGCCCAGAGTTGTCGAACTCTCCAGTGGTGGAAGGCGAAGTTGTGCGCAGTGACCTGTCTGAAGCTGATCTGCGCGCCCCTCGTGTAGGTCGTTCAGCCGGTTCCTCCGCGCGCGGAGCAGAGCCTGAACAGGCCCCATTGGGCTGGCCTGAGGAGAAAGGCTCGAAGCGTAACTGA